The Cervus canadensis isolate Bull #8, Minnesota chromosome 29, ASM1932006v1, whole genome shotgun sequence genome includes a window with the following:
- the ARL2 gene encoding ADP-ribosylation factor-like protein 2 isoform X2: protein MGLLTILKKMKQKERELRLLMLGLDNAGKTTILKKFNGEDIDTISPTLGFNIKTLEHRGFKLNIWDVGGQKSLRSYWRNYFESTDGLIWVVDSADRQRMQDCQRELQNLLVEERLAGATLLIFANKQDLPGALSSNAIREALELDSIRSHHWCIQGCSAVTGENLLPGIDWLLDDISSRIFMAD from the exons ATGGGGCTTCTGACCATACTGAAGAAGATGAAGCAGAAAGAGCGGGAGCTGCGACTGCTCATGCT GGGCCTGGACAATGCCGGCAAGACAACCATCCTCAAGAAGTTCAACGGTGAAGACATCGACACCATCTCCCCCACACTGGGCTTCAACATCAAGACCTTGGAGCACCGAGG ATTCAAGCTGAACATTTGGGATGTGGGCGGCCAGAAGTCCCTGCGGTCCTACTGGCGGAACTACTTTGAGAGCACCGACGGCCTCATCTGGGTGGTGGACAGCGCCGACCGCCAGCGCATGCAGGACTGCCAGAGGGAGCTCCAGAACCTGCTGGtggaggag CGCCTGGCCGGAGCGACCCTCCTCATCTTTGCCAACAAGCAAGACCTGCCCGGAGCACTGTCCTCTAACGCCATCCGCGAG gccctggagcTGGACTCCATCCGTAGCCATCACTGGTGCATCCAGGGCTGCAGCGCCGTCACCGGGGAGAACCTGTTGCCTGGCATCGACTGGCTCCTGGATGACATCTCCAGCCGCATCTTCATGGCCGACTGA
- the ARL2 gene encoding ADP-ribosylation factor-like protein 2 isoform X1, whose amino-acid sequence MWRSGEDCLSKGSNKCKDLRGGSQLVCPKDCRGGKCDLRERKHWKTRSDGRGISGQAGTQHTLICGQRGALGWCHQPTEPGGFSLTWRAPRGLDNAGKTTILKKFNGEDIDTISPTLGFNIKTLEHRGFKLNIWDVGGQKSLRSYWRNYFESTDGLIWVVDSADRQRMQDCQRELQNLLVEERLAGATLLIFANKQDLPGALSSNAIREALELDSIRSHHWCIQGCSAVTGENLLPGIDWLLDDISSRIFMAD is encoded by the exons ATGTGGAGATCTGGGGAAGACTGTTTAAGCAAAGGGAGCAACAAGTGTAAAGACCTCCGAGGAGGAAGCCAACTGGTGTGTCCAAAGGACTGTCGAGGAGGGAAGTGTGACCTGAGGGAGCGAAAACACTGGAAGACTAGGTCAGATGGAAGAGGTATTTCAG GTCAGGCAGGTACTCAACATACTTTGATATGTGGTCAGAGAGGGGCCCTGGGATGGTGTCACCAGCCCACAGAGCCTGGGGGCTTCTCCTTAACCTGGCGCGCCCCCAGGGGCCTGGACAATGCCGGCAAGACAACCATCCTCAAGAAGTTCAACGGTGAAGACATCGACACCATCTCCCCCACACTGGGCTTCAACATCAAGACCTTGGAGCACCGAGG ATTCAAGCTGAACATTTGGGATGTGGGCGGCCAGAAGTCCCTGCGGTCCTACTGGCGGAACTACTTTGAGAGCACCGACGGCCTCATCTGGGTGGTGGACAGCGCCGACCGCCAGCGCATGCAGGACTGCCAGAGGGAGCTCCAGAACCTGCTGGtggaggag CGCCTGGCCGGAGCGACCCTCCTCATCTTTGCCAACAAGCAAGACCTGCCCGGAGCACTGTCCTCTAACGCCATCCGCGAG gccctggagcTGGACTCCATCCGTAGCCATCACTGGTGCATCCAGGGCTGCAGCGCCGTCACCGGGGAGAACCTGTTGCCTGGCATCGACTGGCTCCTGGATGACATCTCCAGCCGCATCTTCATGGCCGACTGA